A stretch of DNA from Octopus sinensis unplaced genomic scaffold, ASM634580v1 Contig09277, whole genome shotgun sequence:
tatttctgttttttttattttatatcacaaaAAGACCAAAGAAACAATGAACGATACTCTCAAACAAGCATCCTTTTCCTACGCAGAAGCAAAATTCACTTCCGGGGACTTTTCGAAGAATATTCTGAACAACGTGTCCAAAGCCCGTACAAAAGTGAGAACTCAGACAGACAACATAGCCGGAGTAGTCATTCCTAGTTTTGAAGCTTTCCATGACACTGTCGACAGTATTTGTATGTTAATTATCAGACTACGGTCTCCTTGGTCTTTCGGCAGGTGGTCAGCAGTTGGAAAAACTCAAAAAAAATTATCAGTCAAGCATTGAGGTGTTGGTGTCTTTGGCATCTCTACAAGTGTGTTTCTCGTTGTTGGATGACGTGATAAAGCAGACAAATCGGCGTGTGAATGCTCTCGATTTTGTGGTCATTCCCAAGATATGTCGAACAGTCAACTATATTGTCTCAGAACtggatgagagagaaagggaggagttTTATCGTCTGAAAAAGATTCAGAATAAAAAGCTTATTGAACGGGAGGCTGAGGCTGAAGTAGTTAGTGATAATCATGTTTCGGATGGTGAACGTGCCACCGCGATTTTCGATGATTACATTATTCCAGTAGAAGGGGATTTGCTGTTTTAGACGttcattatttattaatctatttatttaatttgttcggGTTtggtgaatatttttaattattgtcgTGTCTTATATCGTCCGGGCAGTTTATATCGTCCGGGGTGATGATCT
This window harbors:
- the LOC115228062 gene encoding LOW QUALITY PROTEIN: V-type proton ATPase subunit D-like (The sequence of the model RefSeq protein was modified relative to this genomic sequence to represent the inferred CDS: deleted 1 base in 1 codon; substituted 1 base at 1 genomic stop codon) is translated as MSSDRLVVFPSRMTLQIIKGKLRAAKKGHTLLKKKADALTIRFRSILSKIISVFFILYHKKTKETMNDTLKQASFSYAEAKFTSGDFSKNILNNVSKARTKVRTQTDNIAGVVIPSFEAFHDTVDSFVCXLSDYGLLGLSAGGQQLEKLKKNYQSSIEVLVSLASLQVCFSLLDDVIKQTNRRVNALDFVVIPKICRTVNYIVSELDEREREEFYRLKKIQNKKLIEREAEAEVVSDNHVSDGERATAIFDDYIIPVEGDLLF